AGATTTTTCAAATTTGATTTATGCGAATTAGTTTGCGATCGCATTGGTTACAAAATACAAAAACAAGCTAACTTTGAAGACATCAAAGCCTTTAGCACCTCTCACAATAGTTATCTCCTGACTCTGGTTTCACTATTGGGTAAGCAGCAATATGGTATGTCCGTCTGGATCTTTAACTAAACAACCCTGCTGATAAGGCTGGGAGCTATCTGCAAACTGCACAATTTTGGGCGAAACCAACTGAACTCCGTGCTGACGCAGCTTATCTACAATCTGCTCAATGTTGTTAACGATGATTTGGACTTGCACCGTTGCAATATCGCAACTTTTCCAATCACTAGGTATAGGACGACCTTTAGGGGGTACAAGATAGTCTAACAACTCAATCCCTACGCCACCTTGAGCGGGTCGCAGTCCTGTAATTTGGACTTCTGCTCCTGGTAAATTATCCATACGCGCTTGAGTTGCACGCCAGTTGAGACTGCGGCTATCGATTTGCATTCCTAGAAGATCGCGGTAAAAGTGTAGACTCTGCTCAGTGTTAGAAACTGCGATCGCACTATGATCGATTCCTAAAAATAAGCTATCTCTGTTTTGATGCCATTTATCTTGTCCTTTATCAGGCGGAAACCAAATTAACTCTAAATCATGACCATCAGGATCTTTAAATTTGAAGGCGCGGACACCACCAGAGGCTTCATTATCAGGCGGTATTGTCTGGGGAGCAGCTGAAATTGATTCAATTGGAAATGAACGCAAATGCGAATAGGCTCGATCCATATCACTTACCACAATCGCTAGATGTTGAAACCACAGGTCATTACTTTGAGAATCGCTGGGTATGGGTTGAGAGTGAATGTTGAGATATTCCCTCAACTCAATGAGTTCATCACCTAATTGCAAGGTGACAATGCGAATGTTTGCCCCAGCTACACCTTCTAATTCGCTATAATTCTGTCCTGAAACAGTGATGTCAGAAACGAGTTCAAAACCGAGGGCTTGTGTATAGAAATTCAAAGAGCGATGTCTAGCGACAAGCCGCTCCGCGTCTACGCAGTTTGTTACCGTTAAGCCAATAGCTCGAATTCTTTGTGCCTGTACTATATTAGCGCGACTAAATGTATTCATAAATGATTGACCTTAACTTATATAGGACTTACGCAATTGGCACAAATAGCAGGCAGGGCAAAGCCCTGACACGCGACAATATAAATCAAACCAAGCACATAAAAATACTTGGGCGCTTCAGTTGCTGAATTAAATAATTAGAAAGCAAGTTATGCTTGATTTGATAGATAGTTTTGCCAGTTCTATAGGCTAAATTCTTTAACCTAACCCAAACCAACATTGCACAAGCAATATGATTTCTTTGGAGTCTAGCTTTCCGACACTGGCAAGATTCAATGCCAGTTAGTTGTTTAATTTCCCTGTGAAACTCCTCTATTTTCCAACGAATTTTACACACCTGTTGTACAACATCCGTGGAACTTTGAGATAAATCGTTAGTGGCGACATAATCCGTTCTGTTGGTAGAAACAGTAAC
The genomic region above belongs to Calothrix sp. NIES-2098 and contains:
- a CDS encoding glyoxalase/bleomycin resistance protein/dioxygenase, translated to MNTFSRANIVQAQRIRAIGLTVTNCVDAERLVARHRSLNFYTQALGFELVSDITVSGQNYSELEGVAGANIRIVTLQLGDELIELREYLNIHSQPIPSDSQSNDLWFQHLAIVVSDMDRAYSHLRSFPIESISAAPQTIPPDNEASGGVRAFKFKDPDGHDLELIWFPPDKGQDKWHQNRDSLFLGIDHSAIAVSNTEQSLHFYRDLLGMQIDSRSLNWRATQARMDNLPGAEVQITGLRPAQGGVGIELLDYLVPPKGRPIPSDWKSCDIATVQVQIIVNNIEQIVDKLRQHGVQLVSPKIVQFADSSQPYQQGCLVKDPDGHTILLLTQ